In the genome of Peromyscus eremicus chromosome 1, PerEre_H2_v1, whole genome shotgun sequence, the window GGCTGCAGTGAATAGTCCCAATGCATTGGTCACACAGATGCATCAGATTAAACTGAGTAGGTCATACAACAAAGTCCTAAACCATGAACCATGGAAAGGGACAAGTACGGGGGAGGAGGTGTTTACTATGGTAGGGGGGAGATTAGAGAGGGTTGGGGAGGACATAACaagaatacattatatacatgtgtgaaaccaTCAAAGAaccaatttaataataataaaaaaatagaaatagtgaAAAATCACTCTCCAAATGGCTGGTTACAAAATATCAGATTCTGAAATGACTTGAAACTCTGTTCTCCAAGATGTTCTAGAGGAAGTCAGATCTGTCTGAGAGCTAGTGGGGTGAGGCTCCTGCAGAGAGAGGGACATGAGGGGGTATAAGGTGGGAGACAGAGATACATGGAGTGTCTTATAGCTACCCAGATATAGGAAGGTGGGGCCCCAGCAGAGAGTTCACTCATGGGATGAGGCTCAGACAGCCATGCTCTGTCCCCGCTTTCTCCTACCCCCGCCTGGACTGTAATAGAACACTTACCTGGGCACAGATTGTGGAGATGGGGGAGGATCTGCAGTCGGGCTTCATGCCTGGGACCTTCAACCTCACAATCCCTTGGTTCTTGGAAGCTGAGGACTCCAGGCAACAATGTTGAAAACAGGGCCAGTAGATACATCCGGGGCCACAGAGGCCGGTGCCATTCAGGGGCAGGATGGTGTCGTTGTCACAGCACTGCTTGAAGGGGTTGTAAATCTGGTCCCCACATCTGGGTGCTGGCTGGCACAGCAATGGACCAGTACCTGGGATGAGTCACAGCTGGATGACCTATACAGGACAGCCTAGGACCCCATCCACAGtccatcccctccctcctcactgtGTGGTCCATTCTTACCTGTGGCTCCTGCTGAGTGCAGGAGTACAGAAACCAAGACTGCAgctgaggaagagaagggaaggaaggatgatgTGCAAGGTGCAGCCTGGAGGGCAGAAGATGGTGCCAGAGAGTCATTTGAGTCTAACAGCTCAGGGTGGATTTGACACTGATAGAGTCCTGGGATAGGAATGACATGTGAGGAAATGCAGGGAGGGCTCCAGGAAGAGGGTGATTGAGAGTTACAGACTTGAGGATTGCAACACAGTCAGAGGCTAGGAAGGATGCTTGgcgggagtgggggatggggtgtggggatggggatgggggctaTACCAGGGGTGGGGCTGGcaacagaacaagaaagaaacacaTGAATTTGATCTTCAGAGCTAAAAATGGATGTCACGACACCTCTGTCCCCTTGGCCTGATGTCTCCTTACCTAAGATCCCAGTCACCATGGTTCTGTTTCTGCTGCCAAAGAGTAGGAGGTGGCGAAGCAGCAGCAGTAGTAAAGATTCTGGGACCTTGAGCTGTCATTTATACACCAAGgcaggggtggggcaggaaggTTAGCAGACTGTGGATGGGAACTATAGTAACAGCTCAGCAAACTGCTCCAATATCTCTTTCAATGTGAAAGATTCTCTAGGAACTTCTAGTGTTCTGACTCAAGAGAGCTTCTTTTGGAACGCAAGTGAGGAGAATACTATCAGAAGAGACAGAATGCTATCAGAAGAGGCTGAAGGACCATGACAGAGCTTCAAAGCCAGGGTGTCCAACCTTCTGATGCTTTCGGAAGAAGAACTATCCTGGGCCACACATTCAATCCAAAAACACTAATGGAAGCTGATAAGAATGAAAATGTATGTCAAAAAGACCCACATAAATAATTCCAACTATGTAAAACAGGGGGAGAGTGTTTTACACCCCTCAAGCAGGTCCCAAGACTTAATCAAATCTAAGTAGTGTGACTTGATTTGTTGTTTTGATAGTTTGTTAGAGAAGTAAAAGAAAGGGGGCAACACAAACCACGGGAGGTTTGACTCTGCAATTGAGAAGTGAACGAATGCCTTGGTACTCAGGGAATTCCCAAGCAGCTCCTCATAGATT includes:
- the LOC131896791 gene encoding insulin growth factor-like family member 4; its protein translation is NVNADLVATIPLGRFSFHVWDATGAWVVRVTEEYSIVSCRICNASHEERAWPLPVTFLCPRTKAAVLVSVLLHSAGATGTGPLLCQPAPRCGDQIYNPFKQCCDNDTILPLNGTGLCGPGCIYWPCFQHCCLESSASKNQGIVRLKVPGMKPDCRSSPISTICAQEPHPTSSQTDLTSSRTSWRTEFQVISESDIL